The sequence TCCGCTATACTACGAATGCCATTCATAATTATTGGTAACAGACAGGGTAAAAGCATACATCCTACTAAAATTAGCATAACTAGTATAACCATAGTCTTCATTCCTCCGAACCAGTTGAACCATGAATTCCAATCCCCAAGATCGAGCCCTTTCCAGGTTTGTACCGGTACGTGTGCAAGCTTCTTCATCCTATTTGCCACATCTTTTACAATCTCACCATTGTCATCTATTTTGAGACAACATTCCGTTAGGTTGAGGAGCCCACAGACTCCTCCCTCTTTTGCCAATAAGTAGTCCAGAGCTAACCGGTTTTGGAGTATCccctctctcatttgagttgattgatcagcaagcagAATTAAGGAATTTGCCGTCTGATTAGTGAGAATTTCTACCACAGCTTGTAACCGGATCAACctattcaacaaataaataggaGTCCTGTATCGATACATACTATCCTGTGCCCAGGAGGCTGGATCATATGTGGCGATGATGTGTTCAGGTGGCCATTCATCCCTCCATCCATTGTCCTGTCCTCTTGCTAAGTTAACATTTATGGAGCGTTTTCTCTTATCGGTTCGCTCCTCATCGAACACTGGAATTAAAGGATTAAAACTACCTCCTTTTATGGTATAGAGGGGTTGTATGACTCCAACATAACAAGTGCCGGTCCAATTTAAGGGGAGAATGGCATACGCCTTACTCCCGCAAATCCAATAATGTCCTTTTAACGCAGGCCTAGTGCCCTCATGCAAGATCGGGGATTTCCATTTATAAGGGATATAATAACTGTCCTCTGCCCCAAGGGGTCCTGTAACTATCCGGTACCCTCTCTCCTCATAACTGCATCTCCATATGGGGGAGTCATTTTTATAATTACAAATAGTGTAGTTATTAGTCTGATTCCATGTAGTCCAATAGTTGTGGAATCCCTTCACAACCGTTCCATTGAGGTGCGTCCACAACCAGCCCCAATCCTTTAAGATTGTGGGAATCGTTAGATTCCTCTCCTGACATTCATTCACTTGGATGTCTACATTGGGATCATCACATTTAGATCTGCATGAACTTCGATTACGTGCATCAGGGATACATGAGCACCATGTACCATTGTTAAGTCGAATATGTGTGTTATTCCATTGAGAGGCCAGCCGAGTACAGTTGGTGACCGGACAATCCCGTATGATGCAGTACTGGCGCCATCCCAATGTCCAATTACATCTACTATGCCCAACTTGTACCCCTCCCGTGATATTCTGATGAATACAGTATTTGCCTACCGCTGCCCCGTGTAATTTCCAGATATGGGGCTCTGTCCAGGTGCTTAAATTGACATGCACTTCACTTACATTACTTAAGAGCCACCGGGGTGCTACCGGGAATGCAATCCACGGCCACTCTGGAAAACCTTTTGGACTCCCACAAATCCAGCAGTTTTTGAGATAAAATACTTTGGACACCTGATGGGCAAGTTCAACAAATGTGTTTGTCCTGTCCATCTCGATGGATGCGGACCTGATATTTCTCAACTGCTCATCGTGAAATCGAGGTTGGTTAAAGAAATTTACACacaacaatataattaaaattaGGGAACATGAGAAAACCGTCCCCAGTCTAAATTGTAATACTGGATTCATGATTATAAACTGTCCCTTCTCCTGGAGAACTTGAGCTTCAGGTCAGAGTCCGACACGACCCTCGAAGACCACTTAGCTTCGGGTTCTTGATTGTTCACCCCGCCAGTTGGAGGGTCCTTCGCTACCCTCTTCTCTGGTTCCTGAATGGTAAGTGGTTCAGATGCTCTCTTTATATGGGAAACATGGATCCATTTGTCGCTTCCAAATACTTTTACTGCTGCCTCCGTCACGAGGGCGACTTGCTTCTCTGGTCCCCAGGTTGGTAGAAGGGGCTCCTTTTTCCACTGCTTGACCCGGACCCAATCGCCTGGACGGTAATTATGGATTGCCAAATCCAATGGAAGTCTCTGGAATTCTCGACTATGCCTGTGGAGAGAGGAAAGAACATCCTGCAAGGCAATTACATactcttttaactgttttgcacccACATCCCCTGTTATGGGAGCCCTTTCTGTCTGGGGCCGTGACTCAAGGGGAGGTTGTCCGAAAAGGGACTCAAATGGTGTCAATTTAGTTTTTCCTCTGGGAGTGTTTCGCATAATGGTCAGAGTCAATGGTAAGGCTTGAACCCATTTTAGTGATGTCTCTCGGCACACCTTGGTCAGCAGTGTCTTAATTGTCCGATTGGCGCATTCTACCTGACCGGATGATTGGGGCCGCCACGGGGTATGTAACTTCCAGTCAAACCCCAAAGCGGAACTTATATTTTTCACAATCTGGCTGACAAAGTGGGGTCCTTGATCTGATTCAAAAGTCTCTGGTAGTGAATACCGTGGGATGATTTCCTTCAGTAGGACTTTAGCAACAGTATTTGCAGTGGCATTACGAGTGGGAAACGCTTCTGGCCATCCCGTTAGTTGGTCAATGATTACCAACAAGTACTTGTAGCCTTGGTTGCGGGGCAGTTCTGCAAAGTCGATTTGTAACCGTTGGAATGGATAAtacgcccatggtcttcctcccattggcACAGGAGGCTTTGGTGCTGGGTTGACTGCCGCACAAATAGCACAGTTGAATATGGCTCTTTTAGTTTCCTCATACAGTCCTGGTGCCATGACCTGGCGAATTAGGAGATCTCCCAGCGCGTTTCCACCCAAATGCGTTTGCGCATGTAAATCCTGTATGCGTTGACGGAGGATCTGCCGTGGGATGGTGAGTTGTCCAGTTGGTATCTGCCACCATCCGGATTCTAGTTTTATAGCCTTTTGACCTTgtgctctttcctcttctttctgagAGTATTCTGGTGCCTTGGTGGGAAGAGGTAGTTGGATTGCACACATTGTTGCCGTGTCGCTATCGTCTTCAAGTGCTGCTTCCTTTGCCTTTTGGTCTGCGAATTGATTGCCCTGTCTCCATGTCGAATTCTTATCTTTTCCGTGAGCTAGCACATGCACGATGGACACTCTTTTCGGTTCCTGGATGGCGTCTAGAAATTTGATGATCTGCTCTCGATGTTCCACCGGCTGTCCTCCACTCTTCACATACCCTCTTCCTTTCCATATCATTGCAAATGCATGGGCTGTTTGAAAGACATATTTTGAGTCCGTATAGATGGTCACACTTTGGTCCTTCATCATCTTTAATGCTTCTATTGCTGCTGTTAGCTCTGCCACCTGGGCGGAATGCGTCGAGGGTAGTTGGCCACTTTTAAGAACCTTCATGTTTTCACATACTGCATATCCTGTTTTCCTCTTCCCGTCTATTACCCGGGAACTCCCATCAATGAACACGTGTCTTCCATCTATTGGTTGGTCTGTCAAGTCAATTCTTGGGCATAGGGTGGTATCTAGGGTCTCAATGCAATCATGCTCGAGCTCTCCTGGCTCCGGTAaaagtgttgctggattcagGGTGTTGCAGGTTTTCAGTGTTAGGTCTGGGCGACCCGGTAGTTGCTGTTCATATTGAGTTTGGCGACTCGGACTTAAAACCTTTGATGCTGCTTCTCCTAAGATCCTCCGGAGGTCATGAGGGCCAAGGACTGTTACTGGCACGCCCATCATGATTTTCTCAGCTTTTGTTAGCACCActgctgtggctgccacaatCCTCAGACAAGCAGGCCACCCTTGGGCTACTGGATCTAATTTTGATGAGTAATATCCCACTGGGAGGTGGTCAGGTCCCATTTTCTGTGTCAGCACTCCCATTGCCATGCCTTTTCGCTCTGCCACATACAGTCTATAAGGTTTACTTCCATTGGGCAAGGCAAGAGCTGCAGCTTGTTGCAACACATTTTTAATCTTCTGaaatgatttttcacattctttcgTCCAGTGCCACTTGGAGTCCTTCTTGAGGAGTTCATACAGAGGTCCAACATATTCACTGTACCCTGGGATCCATTGTCGGCAAAACCCTGTCAGTCCCAGGAAGGATCTTAAAGTCTTAATGTCCCTTGGTGGTGGGACAGCACAAATAGCCCTCTTTCGCTCATCAGATAGCCGGTGCCCTTGGGATGAGACCTGGTACCCTAGATAGGTCACCTCCTTCTGATTCCATTGGACCTTTTCTCTTGAAACCCGGTATCCGCATTTATGCAAGTAATTTAACAGGTGCTTTCCATCTTCGGTACAGGCTTCTTCTGTCGGGCTACATATCAGCAAGTCATCCACGTAAACCAGCAGCGTCGACGATCTCTTTTCTCGGTACCATCCAGCCAGGTCCCTCTGCAACGCCTTGGTAAATTCGCTTGGTGAGCTGACAAATCCTTGTGGGAGCACGCCCCAAGTGAGCTGACAGGCCCGTGGTTCCTCCGGGGCTTCCCATTGGAAGGCGAATAGATCTTGGCTATCCTCATGTAGCGGGATAGAGAAGAAGGCATCCTTTAAATCGAGGACGGTGAAGGTAGTAGATGTAAAGGGTACATATGACAACAGTGTGTGTGGATTCGGTACAACAGGCACATCTTCCAGAACTTTTTCGTTGATAATTCTCAAATCTTGGACTAGCCTATACTGGCCCGGCCGTCCTTCCTTGGGGACTCCGAATATCGGGGTGTTGTGTGGGCTAGTGGTCTGGTGTATCCATCCGTATTCCAAAAACAAAATGATCATTTTATGTAGACTTTGTCGGACCTCAGcccttaggggaaactgctttactGGCGTTGGGGCGGATCCGGGCTTCAATCGTACTTGGACCGGAGTAGCGTTCTTTGCCCTGGCCGGATTGTCTTTTCTTGCCCATACGTCTGGGTGTACATTGGGAATCATGAGAGGCTCCTGTTGGACATTCTTTTCCTTTATCCCTGCAAGTGCCATTTGGAAGGCACATTCGTTCCGCTTGGGGACCTGTACGTGTAATTCATTGTCTTGGAACGTGATGCGGACTTGCAGCTTACTTAGAATGTCTCGGCCAAAAATGGGGAGTGGGCATTCAGATGATATCAAAAATTGATGACTAAACTCTGTTCCTTTATCGTGAAACCTAACGGCTAGAGGTTGTGAGATGGGTATCTTCTGCTTGTTGCCTTCTATTCCCATCACGGTGGCAACTTGAGACGTAAGGGGTATCTTTTGACGGGAACAGGTCCGGGGCATCATTGAGAAAGACGCGCCCGTATCAAACAGCCCTTGTAAAGGGTTTCCATCGATTGTTAACTTTAGCATTGGCTCTGCCTGCGGACCCCCCTTGTATCCCATCCACCTTCATTCAGAATCATACTCTTCTGTAAATTGCGCCATTTCCTTGGGTGGGCCTTTCCGCATTGGCTGTTCTGCCCTCTTGCCTTCCTGCCATAACTGGTGGTCAGCTCCCCGTTCCCGATTCTCCGTAGTCCTTACTTTACAATCCCGAGCCCAATGGCCCCTTTTGAAACACCGGGCGCATTGGTCTTTCTGTAGtgtggggtggtccctggctccCCGCTAACTGATGTGTCTCGGGGGTCCATACCCCCCTCTCGTACCTTGAGTGGCGTGGGTAACTCCCTCCACAATTGCGGCTGCCATCATACCGTATTCTTTCTTCCTAaccttcccttcttccttcttcactTGCTCCTCCCTATTCACATATACCTTGTAAGCAATCTCTACTATCTGTCCCATACGCATGCCCATCACTCCCTCTATCTTCTGTAGCTTCTTTCTAATATCCGAGCAACTTTGACCAATAAATAGAGTAATCAGCAATCTCTGATTGTCTTCCGAATCTGGGTCTAAGGCCGTATATTTCCGCATTGTGGTGGTTAATCTTTCCAAAAACACAGAGGGTGACTCTTTTGGTTCCTGCTGCACCTGGTATAATTTGGCCATATTCATTGGCTTCGGTATGGCATTTCTCACCCCATAAAGAATGAGTCTCTTGTAATTGGTTAACAGTGGGTGTGCCTCACCGGGGGTAGGTACCCATCGAGGATCTGCTATAGGGAGGACCACTTCAGGTGCCAGATCAGCAGCATTATTTCCTGTCCTTTGGTTTCGGGCTGCCTCCGCCCTTGCCTGGGAAAGAACAAggctcttttcctcttgtgtcaaCAGCATATTCAAAAGTGTCTGTATATCCACCCAAGTGGGGTT is a genomic window of Rhineura floridana isolate rRhiFlo1 chromosome 1, rRhiFlo1.hap2, whole genome shotgun sequence containing:
- the LOC133378819 gene encoding uncharacterized protein LOC133378819 encodes the protein MNPVLQFRLGTVFSCSLILIILLCVNFFNQPRFHDEQLRNIRSASIEMDRTNTFVELAHQVSKVFYLKNCWICGSPKGFPEWPWIAFPVAPRWLLSNVSEVHVNLSTWTEPHIWKLHGAAVGKYCIHQNITGGVQVGHSRCNWTLGWRQYCIIRDCPVTNCTRLASQWNNTHIRLNNGTWCSCIPDARNRSSCRSKCDDPNVDIQVNECQERNLTIPTILKDWGWLWTHLNGTVVKGFHNYWTTWNQTNNYTICNYKNDSPIWRCSYEERGYRIVTGPLGAEDSYYIPYKWKSPILHEGTRPALKGHYWICGSKAYAILPLNWTGTCYVGVIQPLYTIKGGSFNPLIPVFDEERTDKRKRSINVNLARGQDNGWRDEWPPEHIIATYDPASWAQDSMYRYRTPIYLLNRLIRLQAVVEILTNQTANSLILLADQSTQMREGILQNRLALDYLLAKEGGVCGLLNLTECCLKIDDNGEIVKDVANRMKKLAHVPVQTWKGLDLGDWNSWFNWFGGMKTMVILVMLILVGCMLLPCLLPIIMNGIRSIADNAATRSSMQLYGKIMYQRVYKEDPWETKGGKKEEPI